The region AATCTCGCAGGTGATGACTTGGCCATCGTCCGGCAAGACCTCGGCGAAGCAGAGGGCGCTGTAGCCGGTGAACATGCCGATCTCCAGTACCCGCTTGGCTCCCACGAGCTGCGTCATCATCTTGAGAAACGCCCCTTCCAGCGGCCCCACGATCATCTGGGCATAGTCCATCGTCCGCTGAGTCTCTTCGCGAAGAGCGCGGGCCACCTCGGATTCGGGCATGGAATGCGCCTGCGCGTAGGCTTCAATCTCGTGCGATACCAGAGTCTTCATGCGGCAGCCTCTCTCGTTTGAAAACGCGGACGGGGTTGCGTACACTGGCCCGCCATCATACATCACCTTTGCGTGAAGCGTGAGCCATCATCCCTCACCGCGCAATGACCAGGAGGCCGGGCGTGAAGACTGTCGCAGCTCTCGAACCCTTGACGACCAAGCTGCTGGAGATCCAGCGGATCACCAGCGCCGCCGCCGTCTTATCATGGGATCAGGAAACGCACATGCCCTCCGGCGGCGGCGAGGCGCGGGCGGAACAAATCGCCGTGCTCGAAGGCCTGGCCCACGAGAAGCTTGTCGCCCCGGAAATCGAACGGTTCCTTGAAACGGTCGTGGATCCAGCAACCGGGCAAGCCATCGATCAGCCCGGCAACCTGTGGGATGAACCGTCGCGCTCGCTGCTGCGCGAGATCTGGCGTGATTTCAGCCGGGCCAAGAAACTCCCCTCCGACTTTGTCGTGAATATCAGCCGGGAATGTTCGCTGGCGCAGCAGGTCTGGGCCGAGGCCAAAGAGCAGAGCAAGTTCAGCCAGTTTCTTCCCAATCTCAAAACGATCCTCTCCCTCAAGCGGGAAGAGGCACAATACCTGGGCTACACGGACTCGCCCTATGATGCGCTGCTGGACGAATACGAGCCCGGTTCCACCTGCGCCGCCTTGCGCCCGCTCTTTGCCACGATGAAAGCGCGCCTCGTGCCGCTGCTGAAACGGATCACCGACAGTCCCGCGCAGATTGACGACAGCATCCTCCGCCATGCCTATGACCCAACCAGGCAGTTGGAATTCGGACGGCTGGTGCTTATCGCGATGGGCTACGATTTCAACCGGGGACGGCTGGATCTCTCGGCCCATCCCTTCACCACGTCGTTTCACCCCACCGATGTGCGGGTGACGACCCGGGTGTACGAGCGGGAACTGCAATCCTGCCTCTTCAGCTGCATTCACGAAGGCGGGCATGGTCTCTACGACCAGGGGCTCGATCAGCGCTATTTCGGCACGCCGCTCGGCGAATCGGTGTCGCTAGGGATCCATGAAAGCCAGTCGCGCCTCTGGGAAAATTGCGTCGGCCGGTCGCGGGCCTTCTGGCGCTTCTTCTATCCGATTCTGCAACAGACGTTTCCACAGCAATTGCGCAGCATCGATCAGGACGCCTTCTACGCCGCCATCAATTGCGTGCGGCCCTCCTTCATTCGCGTGGAGGCCGACGAGCTGACCTACAACCTGCACATCATGCTGCGTTTTGAAATCGAGCAGGACTTGATCGAAGGCCGGACCAGGCCGGACGATCTGCCGGAGCTCTGGAATCAGAAAATGCGGGACTATCTGGGGATTACGCCCCTGACCGATGCGGTCGGCGTGCTGCAGGATGTGCACTGGTCATTCGGCGCCTTCGGCTACTTCCCGACCTACACCCTCGGCAATCTCTACTCGATGCAATTTTTCGAACAGGCGAAACTGGAACTGCCGCAGCTCGAAGAGCACATCGCCGCGGGTCAGATGCTGGAACTGCGCCGCTGGCTGGAACAAAAGATCCATCGCTGGGGCCGCACCTTTACCCCCGACCATCTGGCCCGGCGGGTAACCGGCAAGAGCATCGACCCTGAACCGTTTCTGGCCTACCTGGAGAAGAAGTACGGCGAGCTCTACCAACTGTAGCGCTCACTATTACAACCATACTCCCGCCATCTCCGCCAACCGGCCCGAGCCACCTGTCTCTATTGCGCCCATAGAAAGAATGGTATCCTATCGACATTGATACTATCAGTACCGACCACTGTGAACGTCGTTGGGGAGGTACGATCGTGCAGGCCCCCTCAGATATTCGCCATTACCCGGTGTATCGACAATATTTTTACGCCATCGTCTTCAGACCAACAGGAGAAGCACCGACCTATGCCTGCCATCCTCATTATTTGCAACGATGAGCCCTTCCGCGGGAAGCTCAGGCATGCTGTGGCACCGGCCAACACGACCGTCGCCAGCGTGCCCAACACTCGCGAGATTCTCATGCAGCGCAGCGCCCGCCAGGTCTCGGGCTACGATCTCATCGTGGCGGAAGTGGAATCCCGCGATCATGACGGCCTCTCCCGGCTGATCCTCTTTCGGAATCTCTATCCCAACACCCCCTTCGTCGCGATCACCCGCGAAGAGCCGGCCATTGGGCAGGCCTTCAGCGGCGCGGCGGCGCGGGCCCTCAAGGCCTGGCTGGTACCGGCCCATACCGACAAGCTTGATGAACTGGCGAAGGTGGCTGAACGCGCCTTACAAGGCGAGGAGCCCTCACTGGCTTCCGCCTCGAACCGTTGAGATCCTGCCTCACCGGATGCCACAGCATCCTCCCGATTACCCACATATCAGAGGCCGGGAAACGACGGAGCTGAACCGGCGCAAGCGGCCGGCGCCAAGTACCCTCAATACCCCATGGCCGCATTCAGCTTGGCAAGGATGGCCGGTGAGAGCGTGAATTCCGCTTGCACGTCGATGCGATGGGGAACCAGCAGGGTGGTGTGAAACACGATATCGCGAATGGGAATCTTGAACTCCGGCTGTTGCGGCGTGCTCAACTCGACAGATTCGACTGACGTGGTAATCGCCCCCGTATCCTGAGGCCCATACGTCGTCACCACGGCATCGATGATTTCTTTGATCTTCTCGTTGGTTTCCACCCCCTCGATGCCCTTCTGAAGCAGCGGCAGCACCTCTTCCTTGGCCTGATCAGACAGCGTGAAGTTCTCTACCCGCTCTTTGCGGCGGAGCGAGGTCAGGTCGTTGTCCAAATCTTTGCTGAAGGCGCCGTAGGCAAAGCGGAAAAACTCGAAGTGAAATCCTTTGAACCCCTTCCCGAAGGTCTGGAGCTCACAGAGGAAACAGAGTTGTTGCAGCTTCACATCGCTCAGCAGCCCATGCGGCTCAGCCAGCGCGAGCACATAGAGCAACAGGGCACGATCGACGGCGATCTGATTCGGCTTGCGCATGATGCGTGTGTCTCGCCTCAGGTGGAGGGCGCACTATAAACGGCCCCCTCCAGCATCGTCAAACCCCTGAGATCCCGACAGTCCTGGCGCCCTAGCCTTTGTCCCCTTGACCCTCGCGCAGGTTTGGTCTTAAATGGGGTCCGAATTGGAGCCCGCGCCGGTCCATGGCCAAAAGTGAAAAAGAAATGAGCATGCTTCGCGACCACCTCGCCAAGCATCAGCTCAAGCTGACGCGCCAGCGCGAGCTCATTCTCGACGCCTTCCTCAAGCAAGAACATATTACGGCGGAAGAGATGTACCACCAGCTGGCCAAGAAAGACCCGCATCTGGGCCTGGCCACGATCTACCGCACGCTCAACCTGTTCTGCGAGGCCGGCCTAGCCCAGGCCCGGCATTTCGGCACCCAGACGCAATACGACAACATCTCCCACAAAGGCCACCACGACCATCTGATCTGCACAGGGTGCGGCAAGATCGTGGAGTTTGAAAACTGCGAAATCGAAAAGCTCCAGGAAGAAGTGGCCACCCGCAACGGCTTTACCATTTCGACTCACCGCCTTGAACTGTACGGCCTCTGTTCCCGCTGCCGTCATTGACCCCTGCCGTTTTTTTTGATACCTTCTTGAGAGGATTTATCAATTTCAATTTTACGAGCGAGGACGCCCATGACCTCCTTCAATATTCGTCACCGGACAGGCGCGGCATCCGCCGGGCGCCGGCTTGCGCTGGCGATGCTCACCGCCTGTTCACTCGCCCTGAGCCTCTCCCTGTGCATACCAACGGCCTCACCGGCCGCCGATAAGCTGACCGTCTATTCAGGCCGGTCTGAACGGCTCATCAAGCCCGTCTTCGACGCCTTCACCGCGAAGACCGGCATTCAAATCGAGCTGCTGTCCTCCGGAACGACAGAATTGGTCAACCGGTTGAAGGCCGAAGGAGATCGGACCCCTGCCGACCTGCTGCTCACGAACGATGCCGGCAGCCTTGAACTGGCGCGCGGCGCAGGGCTCTTGCGCCCGCTGAACATGCGCGAAGTGGAGCGTGCCATTCCCTCGCAGTTCCGCGCCGCCGACAACAGCTGGGTGGGCCTCTCGGGACGGTTCTGGATCATCGTGTATAACACCACGATGGTCAAACCAGGCCAAGTCACCTCGCTGTTCGACCTGGCAGATCCCCAATGGAAAGACAAAATCGCCATTCCAAACTCAGGCAGCGAATATCTCCAGGCTGGCGTCTCGGTCATTCGCGCCACCCACGGCGATGACAAGACGAAACAATTTCTGACCGGGCTGCGTGACAATGCCGGGTCCCAGGTCTATCAAAAGAGTTCCCAGATCGTGGACGCCGTGGCCAAAGGCCAGGTGGCCATGGGGATCGTGAACCACTATTACGTCTATCGCCACCTCGCGACCCAACCGGCGGCGCCGGTGGCCGTCCTCATGCCGGATCAAAAAGAAGGCGGCATGGGCGCGATCATGAACGTGACCGGGATCGGGATCACCAAGTCCAGCACCCATGCCGACAACGCCAAATTGCTCATCGAGTTCCTCGTGGCGCAAGCCGGCCAGAAAATGTTCGCCGACCTGGATAAAGAATACCCGCTGCATCCGGAGGTCAAGGCGGATCCCGCGCTCGTGGATCGCAAGAGCTTTCGCGCCGCGCTGGTCCCGCTGACGAAGCTGGCCGAGCTCCGGGAACCGACGCTGACGCTCATCGAACAAGTGGGCCTCCGCTGATCACACGAGGCTCCTGGTGACGACGCTCCGGCGACAACTGTCTTCTCCGCTGCAGCTCATGGCAATCGCCACGGCGGGACTGATCCTGCTCCCGCTGGGCTATGTCACGCTGCTGGCGGTCACGGCCGACCCGGCCGTTTGGTCGCGCCTCTGGGCCACGCGCATCCCCGAACTGCTCTGGAACACTATCTCGCTCGCGGGTTCCGTCGCCGTGCTCACCCTGATCCTGGGTGTTACGACGGCCTGGCTCGTCGTGCGCTTCGATTTCCCCGGGCGGCGCCTGTGGGAAGCGGCGCTGATTCTCCCCCTGGCCATGCCCACCTACGTGCTGGCCTATGTCTACACCTATCTCCTGGGGTTCGGCGGCCCGGTGGAGCTAGCCTGGCAGATCTGGGCGGGGCCGCAAAGCCGCATTGTCTCCCCGCAAAGCTTTTGGGGCACCACGCTCGTCATGGCGCTGGACACCTTTCCCTTCGTCTATCTGCTGACGCGGACCGCGCTCTTGAGCCTGAACGTCTCATTTGAAGAAGTGGCGCGGGTCAGCGGCGTGTCCCGCATGATGACGCTCTGGCGTGTGACGCTCCCCCTGATGCGCCCCTCGATTGCGGCCGGCGTGGCACTGGTCATTCTCTATGTCGTGTCGGATTTCGGCGCCGTCTCGCTGCTGCGCTACCAGACCCTGACTTATGCCGTCTTTCAACAGATGACCGGCCGGTCCGATAACACCGCCGCCAGTATCCTGAGCGTCCTGCTTGTCGTCCTCGCATTGTTGTTCCTTGTCACCGAGCGCTGGTTCCGGCAACGCAGCCGCTTCTATCAAACCACCGGGCGGTATCGAGCGCCGCAACGGATCCCATGCCGCTGGATCGGCGCGCTGTCGATCACGGCGTTGCTGGGCGGAATTGTGGCCATGTCCTTCGGCGTGCCCGCATATCTGCTGGTGAAATGGAGCTTGTCGCCGGAGGCCCTGGCCATCATCGACAGCCGCTTCTACGGGTTCATCTGGAACAGCGCCCTGCTGGCCGCCGCCGCCGCCACCGCCGGGGTGCTGATCGGCTTGCCGCTCGCCTACTTAGCCAGCCGGCGGCCGACGCTGCTAAATCTTGGCTGCCTCCAGGCCGCCTACGCCGGGTATGTGTTGCCCGGGCCGGTCGCAGCCCTGGCGGTGCTGGTCCTCTGCCTGAAACTGACGCCCATCTTCTACGGCACCGTGCTCTTGCTGATCGTGGCCTACGTGATCCACTTCCTTCCGGCCGGACTCCAGTCGCTCGAACCGGCGCTGCAACAGATCACCCCCAACTTGGAAGAAGTGGCCAGAACCTTGGGGCTGGGGGTGCGCGACACCTGGCGGCGCGTCACCCTGCCGCTCGTGCGCAACGGCTTCATCGTCGCCTGGGTCTTGATGTTTCTCCAAACGATGAAGGAATTGCCGGCCACCCTGCTGTTGCGTCCGGTGGGATTCGACACGCTGGCCATTCGCGTGTGGCTGGAAGCGAGCGAAGAGTACTTTCAATTGGCGGCACCCTCGGCCCTGCTGATCGTCTTGCTGAGCTTGCCGGCGCTGTGGCTGCTGGTCTCCAAAGACTGGCGGTCGGCCTGACAGGCGCGCGAACAGGAGTACCTGAACACCATGATACGGACCGACACTGACATGGCCACTGTGCAACCGGACCTCTATCGGCCGGCTTCCAATGTGCTGGAACTGCGCTCCGTCTCCTGCGCGTACGAAACCGGCCGGCCGGCGATCCGGAACATCTCATTCGCCGCGCGCGAAGGGGAAATCCTCTGTCTCCTCGGCCCGTCCGGCTGCGGAAAGACCACGATTCTGCGGGCCATCGCCGGATTCGAACCGGTCCGTGCAGGGGAACTGTTCCTGTCGGGACAACTCGTGTCCAGCCAGAATCTGACCATCCCGACCGAGCAACGCCGCGTCGGGATGGTGTTTCAGGAATATGCCCTCTTCCCGCACCTGCGCGTGGCCGACAACATCGCCTTCGGCCTGCATCACCTTTCCAGAAGCGAGCGCACATGCCGGGTCCAAGAGATGCTCACGCTCACCGGCCTCGAAGGCTTCGACCGGCGCTACCCGCATGAACTCTCCGGCGGCCAGCAGCAGCGTGTGGCCCTGGCGCGCGCGCTGGTGCAGAATCCGGTCGTCCTGCTGCTCGACGAACCCTTCAGCAATCTGGATCCAGATATGGCCAGCCGGATGCGCCAGGAGCTGCATGCCTTATTGCGCCGCACCAAGACGACGACCATCCTCGTGACCCACGACCATGAAGAAGCCTTTGCCATGGCCGACCGGATCGCGGTGCTCAACCAAGGCCGCCTGGAGCAAATGGACACGCCGGAATTGATCTATCACATGCCCGCCAGTCCCTTTGTGGCGGATTTCGTCGGACAAGCCGACTTCATCCAGGGCACGATCCACAACGGCATGGTGCACACGGAGCTGGGCGAGTTTCCCAATACCCTCACCAGCGAAGAGGGCGCCGGCGTGGTGGTCATGATTCGTCCCGACGATATCCAGCTGGCTCCGGCCAAAGGCGCCGGCGCCCGCATCATCGCCCGGCAGTTTCGGGGATCGGAAAACCTCTATACGGTCAGCCTGCCATCGGGACAGATCGTCCACAGCAGCGCCGGCTCCACGAGCGTGTATCAGGAGGGCGCCGCCGTCGAGTTGCGCGTGCTGGCCACACACACCGTCCTGTTCCCCGGCCCCGCGGCAGCGAGCGATGCGCCGGCCCAACCATAGTTGACAGGCCTTTTCCCCATCTGGCATTCATACGGGTCTATTCCTGTCTTTTACTCACCCAGCCACCAGGATTCATCCCCTGGGCACGCAAGGAGTTCGCTTATGGACGCGTTGAAGAACGCGGTGGACTACGGGATCATCGGCCTGCTGCTCGGGTTGAGCCTCTGGTCTGTCGCCGTGGCGGTGGAGCGGTGGCTGTTCTATCGGACCGTGAACTTCTCCCACTACCCCAATGCCCAGATCTTCGAGATGGCCCTGACCAAGCGGCTGGTGATTATCGGCACGGTGGCCGCTAACGCGCCGTACATCGGCCTGCTCGGCACCGTGCTCGGCATCATGCTGACATTTCATACGATGGGCACGTCCGGCACGATGGCCGTCAATACCATCATGATCGGCCTCAGCCTGGCCTTGAAGGCCACGGCGGTCGGCCTGCTGGTGGCCATTCCCTGCGTCGTCATGAACAACATCCTCCGCCGCCGTGTCAGCGAACTGCTCACCGAGTATAAGGTGCATCATGGATCGTCAGCAGGTTGATCAAATCAACGTTATCCCGCTCGTGGATGTGATGCTGGTCCTGCTCGTGATCGTCCTGACCACGGCCACCTTCATCACCACTGGCCAAATCCCTGTGAGTCTGGCCAAGGCCAAATCGGTCAGCGACCGGAAGGATGTGCCTCTGGTCATTACCCTGACCGCGGAAGGAGGCCTCTACCTCAACGACAAATCGGTCCCGGAAGGAGGGCTGCCCTCGGCCCTGGAAACCCAGTCGCGAGATTCCGCGGTGGTGGTGCGGGCCGATAAGGCAACCGTGCTGGAACGATTCGTCTCCGTGGTCGATGAGGTGCGCGGGCTTGGATTTCAGCAGGTCAGCCTGGAGGTGATCCGGCTGTGACCCTGGCCCATTCCCATGGCCGAGCCTCAGCCATCAATGCGAACATCGCCGGGTGGGTGGCCTCAGTCTGTGTGCACGGCGCCCTTGCGCTCGGAGCGGTCTTCCTGCTACAGCGCCTGCAACTGGCGCCGGACGTGGAGCCGTTCCAATGGGACGTCGCCATGGTGGAACCGGTTGCCAGACCGGCCTCTCAGGCCGCGACGAACCACGCACCCCCAACGCCCCCTGAGCCGTCCCGTCCGGCAACGGCGCCTCTTCAGCGAACGCCTTCGCCCACGCAACCGGCTCCAAGGGAAATGACTGCCGAACCATCACGCATCGAAGCGACTCCGCGCCCTTTGCCGGCTCCCGTCGCTCCCGTTCAACCGCCTCCAGCTCCCGTCCAAGCCGCTCCACCACCCAAGTCTGAGCCAGCGCCCCAGCCGCCACCACAGACCTCCGCTCCGGCGAAAATGGATCCAGCCCCCGAACCGGTTCGTGCGCCGCTTCCGACGGCGCCCAAGCTTCCGATGAAATCGGAAGATCTCCCGAAGCCCGCGCCCGCAGTTGAAGCACCGGCGCCAGCCGTATCGTCATCATCCCATGCCCCGGACCAGCCCACTCCTCCCATGGAGTCTCGCCCCACCTCCATTACTGCGCTTT is a window of Nitrospira sp. DNA encoding:
- a CDS encoding biopolymer transporter ExbD codes for the protein MDRQQVDQINVIPLVDVMLVLLVIVLTTATFITTGQIPVSLAKAKSVSDRKDVPLVITLTAEGGLYLNDKSVPEGGLPSALETQSRDSAVVVRADKATVLERFVSVVDEVRGLGFQQVSLEVIRL
- a CDS encoding extracellular solute-binding protein is translated as MTSFNIRHRTGAASAGRRLALAMLTACSLALSLSLCIPTASPAADKLTVYSGRSERLIKPVFDAFTAKTGIQIELLSSGTTELVNRLKAEGDRTPADLLLTNDAGSLELARGAGLLRPLNMREVERAIPSQFRAADNSWVGLSGRFWIIVYNTTMVKPGQVTSLFDLADPQWKDKIAIPNSGSEYLQAGVSVIRATHGDDKTKQFLTGLRDNAGSQVYQKSSQIVDAVAKGQVAMGIVNHYYVYRHLATQPAAPVAVLMPDQKEGGMGAIMNVTGIGITKSSTHADNAKLLIEFLVAQAGQKMFADLDKEYPLHPEVKADPALVDRKSFRAALVPLTKLAELREPTLTLIEQVGLR
- the exbB gene encoding TonB-system energizer ExbB translates to MDALKNAVDYGIIGLLLGLSLWSVAVAVERWLFYRTVNFSHYPNAQIFEMALTKRLVIIGTVAANAPYIGLLGTVLGIMLTFHTMGTSGTMAVNTIMIGLSLALKATAVGLLVAIPCVVMNNILRRRVSELLTEYKVHHGSSAG
- a CDS encoding ABC transporter ATP-binding protein; its protein translation is MATVQPDLYRPASNVLELRSVSCAYETGRPAIRNISFAAREGEILCLLGPSGCGKTTILRAIAGFEPVRAGELFLSGQLVSSQNLTIPTEQRRVGMVFQEYALFPHLRVADNIAFGLHHLSRSERTCRVQEMLTLTGLEGFDRRYPHELSGGQQQRVALARALVQNPVVLLLDEPFSNLDPDMASRMRQELHALLRRTKTTTILVTHDHEEAFAMADRIAVLNQGRLEQMDTPELIYHMPASPFVADFVGQADFIQGTIHNGMVHTELGEFPNTLTSEEGAGVVVMIRPDDIQLAPAKGAGARIIARQFRGSENLYTVSLPSGQIVHSSAGSTSVYQEGAAVELRVLATHTVLFPGPAAASDAPAQP
- a CDS encoding TonB family protein; amino-acid sequence: MTLAHSHGRASAINANIAGWVASVCVHGALALGAVFLLQRLQLAPDVEPFQWDVAMVEPVARPASQAATNHAPPTPPEPSRPATAPLQRTPSPTQPAPREMTAEPSRIEATPRPLPAPVAPVQPPPAPVQAAPPPKSEPAPQPPPQTSAPAKMDPAPEPVRAPLPTAPKLPMKSEDLPKPAPAVEAPAPAVSSSSHAPDQPTPPMESRPTSITALSAPSVTAPPPTGESLSQHTAPPQEMPAAQPTPAPTQDVATLAPLAQSKITKPDDGWLADLMGKWIQDLEKHYPASLRTEGVQGKVVLVAILHDDGTLSDVKVSKSSGNTLLDQAAVSDVEKGPPIHLSRPLGRPQRPIKFSISYDLKTGR
- a CDS encoding Fur family transcriptional regulator, with translation MAKSEKEMSMLRDHLAKHQLKLTRQRELILDAFLKQEHITAEEMYHQLAKKDPHLGLATIYRTLNLFCEAGLAQARHFGTQTQYDNISHKGHHDHLICTGCGKIVEFENCEIEKLQEEVATRNGFTISTHRLELYGLCSRCRH
- a CDS encoding carboxypeptidase M32 codes for the protein MKTVAALEPLTTKLLEIQRITSAAAVLSWDQETHMPSGGGEARAEQIAVLEGLAHEKLVAPEIERFLETVVDPATGQAIDQPGNLWDEPSRSLLREIWRDFSRAKKLPSDFVVNISRECSLAQQVWAEAKEQSKFSQFLPNLKTILSLKREEAQYLGYTDSPYDALLDEYEPGSTCAALRPLFATMKARLVPLLKRITDSPAQIDDSILRHAYDPTRQLEFGRLVLIAMGYDFNRGRLDLSAHPFTTSFHPTDVRVTTRVYERELQSCLFSCIHEGGHGLYDQGLDQRYFGTPLGESVSLGIHESQSRLWENCVGRSRAFWRFFYPILQQTFPQQLRSIDQDAFYAAINCVRPSFIRVEADELTYNLHIMLRFEIEQDLIEGRTRPDDLPELWNQKMRDYLGITPLTDAVGVLQDVHWSFGAFGYFPTYTLGNLYSMQFFEQAKLELPQLEEHIAAGQMLELRRWLEQKIHRWGRTFTPDHLARRVTGKSIDPEPFLAYLEKKYGELYQL
- a CDS encoding iron ABC transporter permease, whose product is MTTLRRQLSSPLQLMAIATAGLILLPLGYVTLLAVTADPAVWSRLWATRIPELLWNTISLAGSVAVLTLILGVTTAWLVVRFDFPGRRLWEAALILPLAMPTYVLAYVYTYLLGFGGPVELAWQIWAGPQSRIVSPQSFWGTTLVMALDTFPFVYLLTRTALLSLNVSFEEVARVSGVSRMMTLWRVTLPLMRPSIAAGVALVILYVVSDFGAVSLLRYQTLTYAVFQQMTGRSDNTAASILSVLLVVLALLFLVTERWFRQRSRFYQTTGRYRAPQRIPCRWIGALSITALLGGIVAMSFGVPAYLLVKWSLSPEALAIIDSRFYGFIWNSALLAAAAATAGVLIGLPLAYLASRRPTLLNLGCLQAAYAGYVLPGPVAALAVLVLCLKLTPIFYGTVLLLIVAYVIHFLPAGLQSLEPALQQITPNLEEVARTLGLGVRDTWRRVTLPLVRNGFIVAWVLMFLQTMKELPATLLLRPVGFDTLAIRVWLEASEEYFQLAAPSALLIVLLSLPALWLLVSKDWRSA